In a single window of the Botrytis cinerea B05.10 chromosome 12, complete sequence genome:
- the Bcdbp7 gene encoding Bcdbp7 — MADDGMLMNFEIGDVPIVAKQAFKGGRWKDRLAAKKTAQHRVTKSTNKPSAREIFSEPQHDTSAEEYIGREASSRAPKRQRVDDNYNSYGGRNENTAAYASGKLPSGSINVGGGRKTTFQEEPRTAFVAGKLPPGSINIGGKKATQIEDEGRAAYASGKLPPGSINSGAKKAISFQDETRPAYVSGKLPHGSIDGMRNREMAAVHREIAEGGRKPGQVVSSLFTFNPTSKKTFDEPEEQAEPAKPSNAPLTEEMATFTNLGLSRRLAAHLSTKLDMKAPTAIQKASVQQLVSDDSDAFIQAETGSGKTLAYLLPIVERILALSENGVQIHRDSGLFAIILSPTRELCKQIAAVLEKVLRCAPWIVGTTVNGGESKQSEKARLRKGVNILVATPGRLADHLDNTEVLNVATVRWLVLDEGDRLMELGFEEEIKGIVEKIGRRSVAKANSDMGSLPKRRVTILCSATMKMNVQRLGEISLKDAVHIQADPSEQEKQDKENGVEAQDKAFSAPTQLKQSYAIVPAKLRLVTLTALLKRAFARKGSVMKAIVFISCADSVDFHFSLFSRTPEASAEVVDEEKVDLPALPKSELVKETIAHGTTISNNSNPVILHKLHGSLAQNIRTATLKAFSESADPCVMICTDVASRGLDLPNVDFVIEYDPPFSAEDHLHRVGRTARAGREGRALIFLMPGVEEEYVSILASGYREGKKALTRHTAEDLIQKGFGGIGREWEERATNFQLEVERWSLDSPKYLEMARRGYQSHIRAYATHVANERHIFNMQELHLGHLAKAFALRDKPGSIKVPGLRPAKMTKADRSVAARKAKRGEKAEDKAPEGERVRKQKKMELDLPTVDGNEAAARMKRKMKEHMAAASEFNIG, encoded by the coding sequence ATGGCCGACGATGGAATGCTgatgaattttgagattggggATGTACCTATAGTTGCGAAACAAGCATTTAAAGGAGGACGTTGGAAGGATCGATTGGCTGCGAAGAAAACTGCGCAGCACCGAGTCACCAAAAGCACGAATAAACCATCGGCAAGGGAAATATTCTCTGAACCACAACATGACACGAGCGCGGAAGAGTATATCGGGCGAGAAGCTTCATCAAGAGCACCAAAGCGACAACGAGTCGATGATAATTATAACTCTTACGgtggaagaaatgaaaatacaGCAGCTTATGCTTCCGGGAAACTTCCATCTGGAAGTATAAATGTTGGTGGAGGTAGGAAGACCACTTTTCAAGAAGAACCACGAACGGCATTTGTCGCTGGCAAGTTGCCCCCTGGAAGTATCAACATTGGTGGAAAGAAGGCTACTCAAATCGAGGACGAGGGTAGAGCAGCTTATGCTTCCGGAAAATTGCCTCCAGGAAGTATAAACTCTGGCGCAAAGAAGGCGATTTCATTCCAAGATGAAACGAGACCGGCTTATGTCTCCGGAAAGCTTCCACATGGTAGTATCGACGGTATGCGAAACCGTGAAATGGCTGCCGTCCACCGCGAAATTGCTGAGGGTGGGAGGAAACCAGGCCAGGTTGTCTCTTCTCTATTCACATTCAATCCTACTTCAAAGAAAACTTTTGATGAACCCGAAGAACAAGCGGAACCGGCAAAACCATCCAATGCGCCTTTGACAGAGGAAATGGCGACTTTCACCAATCTAGGGTTATCGAGAAGGCTTGCAGCCCATCTATCGACTAAACTCGATATGAAAGCTCCGACCGCCATTCAAAAAGCATCTGTACAGCAGTTGGTATCGGACGATAGCGATGCTTTCATACAAGCAGAGACTGGATCTGGAAAAACTTTGGCATATCTACTACCTATAGTCGAGCGAATATTAGCATTGAGTGAGAATGGCGTACAAATACATCGAGATTCTGGACTTTTTGCGATTATTCTTTCACCTACAAGAGAACTGTGCAAACAAATCGCGGCTGTGCTGGAGAAAGTTTTACGTTGTGCGCCATGGATTGTTGGTACGACCGTTAACGGAGGAGAGAGTAAGCAATCAGAAAAGGCTAGACTTCGAAAGGGTGTCAATATTCTTGTTGCAACACCGGGTCGATTAGCAGATCATCTCGATAACACAGAAGTGTTGAATGTAGCTACTGTAAGATGGCTAGTGTTGGATGAAGGAGATAGATTAATGGAGCTTGGGTTCGAGGAAGAGATTAAAGGCATCGTTGAGAAGATAGGTCGAAGATCAGTGGCCAAAGCAAATTCGGACATGGGGTCACTCCCGAAACGAAGAGTTACTATCTTATGTTCTGctacgatgaagatgaatgtTCAGCGTTTGGGAGAAATCAGTTTAAAGGATGCTGTGCACATTCAAGCGGATCCTTCCGAACAAGAGAAACAAGACAAGGAAAATGGCGTTGAAGCCCAAGATAAAGCTTTCTCCGCCCCTACGCAATTGAAGCAGTCATATGCTATCGTTCCTGCGAAGCTCAGACTTGTTACCCTGACGGCTCTATTGAAACGTGCTTTTGCACGAAAAGGGTCCGTGATGAAGGCGATCGTTTTCATTTCTTGTGCTGACTCTGTTGACTTTCACTTCTCGCTCTTCTCTCGTACCCCAGAAGCTTCAGCCGAGGTTGTGGACGAGGAGAAGGTTGATCTTCCCGCATTACCAAAATCAGAATTGGTCAAAGAGACTATTGCGCATGGAACTACAATTTCGAATAATTCAAACCCTGTAATTCTACACAAACTTCACGGGTCTCTTGCACAAAACATCAGAACAGCAACCCTCAAGGCATTTTCCGAATCTGCGGACCCTTGTGTTATGATATGTACTGATGTTGCATCTCGAGGTCTCGATCTTCCAAATGTCGACTTTGTCATCGAGTATGACCCGCCTTTTAGCGCGGAAGATCATCTACATCGTGTTGGTCGAACAGCCAGAGCTGGTCGCGAGGGTCGTGCTTTGATCTTCCTTATGCCTGGCGTCGAGGAGGAATATGTTTCTATCTTAGCATCCGGATACCgtgaaggaaagaaagctCTGACACGTCACACTGCTGAGGATTTGATACAAAAGGGTTTCGGTGGTATAGGTCGCgaatgggaagagagagCTACGAATTTCCAACTTGAAGTTGAACGATGGAGTTTGGACTCGCCAAAATATCTTGAGATGGCACGCCGTGGATACCAGAGTCATATCAGGGCTTATGCCACTCACGTCGCAAATGAGAGACACATATTCAATATGCAAGAATTGCACTTGGGTCATTTGGCCAAAGCATTTGCCTTGCGAGACAAACCTGGAAGCATTAAGGTGCCAGGATTAAGACCAGCGAAGATGACCAAAGCAGATCGAAGTGTCGCGGCTAGGAAGGCGAAGAGGGGTGAGAAAGCAGAAGATAAAGCTCCCGAGGGAGAAAGAGTGCggaaacaaaagaagatggaGCTGGACTTGCCTACTGTGGATGGCAATGAAGCTGCCgcgaggatgaagaggaagatgaaggagcATATGGCTGCTGCGAGCGAGTTCAATATTGGTTGA
- the Bcpan6 gene encoding Bcpan6, which yields MMPSPMRQSMLPLLNSTTKVYGAPRAFSTTSALLRRVANPTIPGTSIKIFRDVPALRQWRRKQLIDHRMVGLVPTMGALHEGHLSLIRLAAAENSNVVVSVYVNPTQFGVHEDLDSYPKTWEKDCKMLKELDMELADNGDMGKIAAVFAPTTETMYPSGPPSQEVAAKGSFITITPVGELLEGASRPTFFRGVATVCMKLFNIVMPDSVYFGQKDVQQTVVIKKMVKDFCFDTKVIIGETQREHDGLALSSRNVYLGTRRRNVATALSNMLKVAEQGYNLGRRSRDELLGPALELSKLLLMEQHQLKPEERVRYKVDYISLADPETMEEIQEVDETKGAILSGAIKMLPVEAPQVGEDLGLSDGPPVRLIDNIILKPVKV from the coding sequence ATGATGCCGTCCCCAATGCGCCAATCAATGTTGCCCCTCCTCAACTCCACCACCAAGGTGTACGGCGCACCACGAGCATTCTCGACAACTTCTGCCCTTCTCCGTCGAGTCGCGAATCCAACCATACCGGGCACCTCCATCAAGATCTTCCGAGATGTACCTGCGTTACGCCAGTGGCGCCGCAAACAATTAATTGATCATCGAATGGTTGGTCTCGTGCCAACCATGGGAGCTCTTCACGAGGGTCACCTATCACTTATTCGCCTTGCCGCTGCAGAAAACTCAAATGTCGTAGTGAGCGTCTATGTTAACCCGACCCAATTTGGCGTCCACGAAGATCTTGATAGCTATCCGAAGACATGGGAAAAGGACTGCAAGATGTTGAAGGAACTCGATATGGAACTAGCCGACAATGGGGATATGGGCAAGATCGCAGCTGTATTTGCGCCTACAACAGAAACAATGTACCCCAGTGGACCGCCGAGTCAAGAAGTTGCGGCTAAAGGAAGCTTCATCACCATTACACCAGTTGGAGAGCTACTAGAGGGAGCAAGCCGCCCAACATTCTTCAGAGGAGTGGCTACTGTCTGCATGAAGTTGTTCAATATTGTTATGCCAGATAGTGTTTATTTTGGACAGAAGGATGTACAACAGACTGTTGTTATAAAGAAGATGGTTAAGGATTTCTGCTTTGACACTAAAGTTATCATCGGAGAAACCCAAAGAGAGCATGATGGCCTTGCATTGAGTTCACGGAATGTTTATTTGGGAacgaggagaagaaatgtAGCTACGGCATTATCAAATATGCTCAAAGTTGCGGAGCAGGGATATAATCTTGGACGTCGTTCACGAGATGAGCTCCTAGGGCCTGCACTGGAACTATCAAAATTGTTATTGATGGAACAGCATCAATTGAAGCCCGAAGAACGAGTAAGATACAAGGTGGATTATATCTCTTTAGCTGATCCTGAGACGATGGAGGAAATCCAGGAGGTTGACGAAACAAAAGGGGCAATCTTGAGCGGTGCAATTAAGATGCTGCCAGTAGAAGCACCACAAGTTGGAGAGGATCTCGGTTTATCTGATGGACCCCCAGTCAGGCTGATAGATAACATCATACTGAAACCTGTCAAGGTCTAA